The genomic stretch agtgaagtagtcgACCGCGATGATGGTGAACTTGACCTGCCCTTTCCTAGTAGGTAGAgggccgatgatgtcgatccctcACTAGGCGAATGGCCACGGTCCGCTCATGGTGCTAGTTTCTCCAGGGATGGATATCTTATTTTCGCAGGTCCATCACCTTGCTCacgtaatataaggggtattgctTGTTTCCGACTTCTCTGATCAGGGTTGAGCTGACAGCCGAGGCCGAGACAACGAGGTACAAGTACAGGGGCTCACCTTCTTCAGGCTTGGATAGGAGGGGGGTGAGCTACGTACTGCTTTAGCTGCTGGAAGGCTTGCTCGCATTCTGACGTCAACtctgccttcttatgaccctttaattgttgaaagaaggggaggcatttgttTGTCACTCTGGATATGAAACGTCCGAGTGCGGTGACTCTTCCCGTGAGGCATTGTATTTCCTTGATGGTCCGAGGTGAACTCATGTCAAGGAGCGCCTTAATCTTATCGGGGTTGGCTTCGATGCCCTGCTGACTGACTTGGAACCCAAGGAACTTTCCCGATTCAACCCCAAAAACACACTTTGCAGGGTTCAGCTTCATCTGGTATTCTCGGAGGACACTAAATGTCTCCCCGAGATTTGTTAAGTGATCAGACGCCTTAATACTTTTCACCAGCATGTCGTCAACATATACTTCCCTGGTGTGTCCGATCTGTTTGGCAAACATTTGATTTACCATCCTCTGATATGTCGCCCCAGCGTTCTTCAGGCTAAATGacatgacccggtaacagtagagtcccttgtccGTGACGAAGGTAGTCTTCTACTTGTCTGGGGGATGCATCGCAATCTGGTTATACCCAGAATAGGCATCCAGGAAGAAGAGTAACTCATGACCAGCTGTGTTGTCCACCAGTTGATCAATCCAAGGCAATgggaagctatccttggggcacgCCTTATTCAGGTCCGagtagtctacacagacccgccacttcccgttggattttcTGACAAGCATTACATTTGCAATCCAGTCGGGGTAATATATGTCCTCTATAAAGCCGGCATCGAGTAGGATGGAGACCTCCTCGGCAATGGCCTCGTAGCGCTCGGCGTCGAATGGTCTTCTCTTTTGTTTCACTGGTTTATGATCTGAGTCCACGTTTAACCTATGGACCAAAACATCAAGGGAGAGCCCTGACATATCTGCGTGCGACCACGCGAAGACGTCCTTGTGTTGCTGCAGGAACATTAACATTTCGAACCGTTGCTCGGAGCTTAATGATGTATCGAGCTGAACGGTCTTACTCGGGTCTACTTCATCGAGTGGCACTTTCTCTAGATCTTCTATAGACGAGTTCCTAGCTCATCCTCGGAGTTCTAGAACGTTGATAGTAATTGCTTGTTTGACGGATCCCTTTTTGACCGCTATCGCGTAACATCCTCGAGCCTCACGTTGATCGCCTCGGATGTAGCCTATTCCGCCCTCAGCTGGAAACTTCAACATTAGGTGATAAGTAGAAATGACTGCCCTCATTGCATTGAGGGAGGGTCGGCCCAGGATGACATTATGCACCGATGGTACATTGACAACAAGAAAGTTCACCATAAGGGTGACTTAGTGTTGTCCTTCTCCTGCAGTTACTGGGAGGGAAATGGCTCCTTTGGAGATCACTCTCTCTCCAATAAAGCCGTGCAGGGGGGTTTTCACAGGTCGGAGGGGCGACCGGGGAACCCCCATTATTTTGAAAGCTTCGGAATAGATCACATTGGCTGAACTTCTGGTGTCGACCAGGATGCGGTACACCTTGTGATTTGCTATATATAGTCATCATGACCACTAGGGCATCATCTTCCGTAAAGGTTAGGCTGCAGGATTGACCTGGAGCTCCTTATTAGGCCACTCAATTAAATGGATGTAGTGTTCTGGATCGGACTTCCTAGAGTAGGTCTTCCGAGCCGTGTTGGAATCTCCTCCACCGTCCGAGCCCTCGAAAATGGTGCGGATTTTAGCTGGCTCTTCCGTGGGCTTCTTCGATCGCTCTTGCTCCCGTTCTTCCTTTCGAACGACCCTCTCTTTTTTAGTGTAACGACGCAGGTGTCCCTTGCAGAGAAGGGACTCGATTTCATCCTTGAGATCCGTACAATCGTCCGTATTGTGGCCATGATTACGGTGAAAATGACAGAACTTTCGTCTGTCCCGATGTTCCGGGTCGGCCTTCATACAAACAAGCCAATTCAAAAGTTTTTCTCCTCGGATGTCTAACAGGATCTGTTCAGCGGACGTATTGAGGGGGGTGTAGGAACGAAATTTCCCTTCCGGTCTTCGGCTCGGTCGATGATCGCGAGGGGTGCGGTCATCCGACCCTTTGCCGGTCGACTGGGACTCTTCACTCCTAGGCCTCTTCCGTTTACCAGTTGAGTCAGTTACTTGTACACTTTTGTGGCATTAGTAAACTCCTCGACATTAGCGGATTTTTGGGCTCTTACGACGAAGTCCGATAACGTCTTTGGAGGGCTCTTCCTAATGGAGAAAGTGAACCTTCCTTCTTTCAGAACATTGAACACCGCAGCAAGTGCCATTTTGTCATTGTAATCTTCTACCTGTAACGCTTCCTCGTTAAAGCGAGCAATGTAGTCCTTTAGCGACTCTTTTGGCCCTTGTCTGATGGCGAGCAGGTGAGTGTTGGGTTTTTTACTTCTCTTACCACTTATAAACCGGGTAAGGAATAGTCGGCTTAACTTTGCGAAGGAACCGATGGAATTGGGTTTGAGCTGACGATACCAACTCCGAGCGGATCCTATAAGGGTAATAGAAAATCCCCTACACATCATCGCATCCGTTGCTGTCTGGATCTGCATCCACGAACAATAGGCTCTCGATGCTCAGATGGGTCACCGGACCCAGAATATTGGATGACAAGAGGTATTCGAAACCTCTGCGGCATCACTTCATCGATGATGGTGGAGGTGAAGGGaggttcggtctcttccatcattgcctaaATCATGGCGGGAACTGTCAACAATTGCTGCTTCCTTTCCAGGGTTAAAAACTTGTAGTTGAGTTCCGCAAACCGCGCTTCCCAGGGATCTTTATTCTTAGCGACAATCTTTGGGGCATCTTCTATTTATGGAGTCCTCCTTTCCCTCCTCCGCTCTAGCTGATGGCGGAGGTCCGTAGGTGCTAGGGCCAAGGTGATCGAGTTGTTAGTGGGAGCTCGAGTGGCGGTATTCCGTGTCACGACTCTAACTTGTACCGGAGGAGGATTTTGACCCGAAAGTGGCGCCCGAGAGTGTTGAGTGCCTTGGGCCTCATACTCCTCGGCATAGAGTGAGCCTCTACGAACAATCTGACTGGCTCAGGAACGGGATATTCGCGAATTGGCTGTAGTTCCTGTCGTTACTTCATTCTGTTTACTTCATCGTGTAGGACTTGAATCTCATTTTGCATGGCTCGACACTTACTCGCCCGGTTGCGAGAACGCTGAGAAGGCCCCGGAGCTGACTCGGCATGAAGTAGTGACGAAGAGCGAGTTGGCTAATTTTGCTCTGGTTCCACAGCcactgctttcttctttcctctggccATTATATTTGAAAGTAGAAACCTAACCTTTCGTATTAGattcccacagatggcgccaaaaaatgttgaggtcaaaatatgGACGGCACTCCCCTCAGTCTCCGGAATCGTGGACCACTTCAACGTCTTGATCCTACACAATGAGAACAGGCAAAggtgaccctggctaagccgggggaccctccgatgcctaagtcaagtcaaGGGAACCTGGGTCTAAGTAGGGAGTAGTAGAGAATGTTGGAATGTTGCATACCTGTAGTAGTGGGGTCTCAATATATTTATACCTGACTGTTGAATGGTCTGGGTCCGCTATTGTtggcacgatttactcaatcagcGGGATACTGAGATCATGGGGATATTATATGCAATCCGTGGATCGTGTAGCGCATCATGTAGATAATGCGTATCTGGGAGCGAAGCAATTGGCCACGTTTGCTTATGGTAGTTTCCGAATCTGGCAGACGGAATGCCCGCCTTGACATATTGCCTCGGCTCGGGGCTCTGGAAACCTTTTCTTTAAGGTCCAAGGCAAGGTGCCGGATTTATTTTATCGGGTCGGACATCGTGCAATTGATGTCAGTGGTCGGATTGTTCGTCTTCCGTCAGAAGGTAGCTTACCACTTCTGATCGGAGTGTGGAAGTCACTCCGATTCTCAGCCTCGAAGTAAGAGCACCTTCATAGCGCACGACTTCTTCAGGGACGCTTACATCAGGTCGGACGAGCATTGCCTCGGTTGTTCATATACTTGGTTGAAATAGTTTGAGGCTTACCCTTGGGTTTATTAGGGGCTCGCATCTTCCCATAACACATAGCACTATTCTAAACACATGTTTGACTGAATGTCTACAACTGGTTAACATGTGGCCTCCTGTGCAGTTGAACTGCaatggttagatggcaaataaatagttCAGTGGCTGTGCTGTCACCCCCACGATGGGAAGTCGCTTTGCTTTGCTGGCATACCAGATACTAGCGATTTAGCTGGTGCGAGTACGTATGCTCGAGTTATATGAAcggttaaaaggagatcaaaggttcatggccccaaaatgatgtatttattatatccatgctgttcatccactctctgagatcattttatagcaagagaaaaaaatcagtcatatgcaaatctcaaatgggccacaccttgaatagcagtgggataatgattttcactgttaaaacatttttaaggctaatcataacatttatttttcatcccatCCGTTTATAAAGttacatggacatggatgaagataaaaaatatatatattatattgatccaaaacatccgtgactcccaaaagggtttcaatagtagacgttcaatcacccaccacgtatggtccacttgatctttatatctatcttaaTTTTAAGCTTAAACCTTAAGATGAGCTccccagatggatggacggttgggatataacatatacctcattatgagacccacagaacttgctgacctgAACAAATCAGCAATATCGCTAGTCtgtggtacagcagccaatccgcttcctacccAATCAACCGAACAGTGGTCCAGATTGCTCGAGCAGAGATGCGCTTTGAGGCTCGCATATTTCCCCCGGAAAGGGTAGTTTCGTCATTTTCACAGATAACGGGGGTGTTTTCGCCTTTTCCGTTCCTTCCCGCGCTTCTGCGCTTCGCTCCGTTCTCTGGTCAGGTCTGCACATGTACGACCGGGACGGCAGACCTACAAGTGCCTGCATTTCTCCCTCTTCGATTCCTTCTCAAAGGAAAACCCTAGAAATTTCTCGGTCTCGACAGCTCTTCCTCATGTAagaccaaaatctctctcttctCATGGCGATTCCTCTGCTTTTTTTCTTCGTCCGACTGATATCTCTTATTGCATTAAGTAAAAACAATTATCTATTTTTGCATTCCTTTCTGCCTTCTTGTCGATTCTAGGGTTTTGTTGGATCAGTTCTCTCTGTTGCGAAATCATGGTCAGAGGTTTTGATCACCACTGTCCGTACATTTGCTTCTGATTTCCTCCTCGACTCGTACAAGTCCAGGGTTCCGCATTTCAATGATTCCAAGGTTTTGTGAATTTCTAATGAAccgttttattttttatttttttttgcattccAAAAATCCACTGGGGGAGATTTCTGAGGCACGACCCTCTGATGATGGCATCCAccaaatgaatggcgtggatcacTGAATGTTGGGGCCTCCGTTTCTGTCACTGGCTGAACAGAAAAAAGCATTGCTTACATTTGAAATGTTTAGCAAgttattttgcattttttttgaGGTCCAAAGTTAGAACTGAGACTGTGATTTTATGCCTTCTTGGTCTTTAATCTTAGCAAATGAAGCTGGATGATAATCGTGTTTTACGTTTTACTGGATGGTCTTTGATGTCTTCTCTATCAGCCGTGGCGGAATTATCCGGATGGTCCACTTGCTAGGCCCAAACGTGGATAGGTCGTGTCCCAGAGATTACATTGATCGTGCTATCTTATCCATCTGATCACTGGAGtttttccagttgaatgtggactgtttctctctctctctctctctctctctctctctctcttctctctctctctttaactGTCAGTTTTCTGGCTGCTGATGAATGTTTATAATAAtctgattggtttgattttgggCCGGGATCCATCCATACTGGGGGTGTTTTGATCCCTGTACATGTGGCCACATGCATGGTGGAGAAAATCCAACTGACAAATTTTTATGTGGCCACCTTATCCGAATGGTGTGATTCTTGGGCCCatttatggtagggcccactggaagaGTGGCCCTGATTCCTTTTGCAGATGGCTTTGTGTGGTGAAGGCACATCATTGGTTTTTATCTGGCCAGTGCATTTGCGTGATGCATTGTTTGGGCTATGTCCATCCATGGTGTGCCTATTGGATGAATGGTCAAGATTCCTATAGTGTGGATACGCACAAGGTGTAGAAGGTGATTTTAATAGTTTCCATCTGTGTCATTGGGATTCTGCATTTTCTTGGCTTTAGGTTTCTTTTGGTTTTAGACTTGTTAAAATGAGTTTTGGAGTATTTGTCATCTATTTTTCATGGTAGTCAGTTTCTCCACATTCTGAGGCTTGAGAGTTGCTAGAGCATGAATATGATTCTATGTACAACTTCACACTTGCAAAAATGAAGTTGTGTAGCTCTGATGCTTGATTATTCAATTCTCGTCTTCTAGTATTAAGGATGGGTCTGTTTGGCACCTGAGTTCTTGCGAGAGAATTTGCTTTATTGTTGTGTGactgggttgggttgggtaggACTGAGATGACTGAGATTTGTCAAGGCCTGGCACTGAGCTAAGCTCAAGCCCAGGATGGCCTACTAAGGATCCAGCACCAGGCTTGCCTGGCCTGCCAACCAAATCCTAGGTCCAGCAATGTTTAAAAAGCTGGCCTGTTGGCCCTTTTGGCAGACATAGGCTTGGACCCTGCCTTCCTTGCTTGATAGGGCCTGCAAACTCAGTCTGTGCCCTGCCTGCTCATCTATAGACTCAACTGGAACTGGGAGACAACCCACCTGGGCCTGGTCAGGTTAGGGCTGGCCAATTTCGGTTGCAACCCTAAATGGCTCGTTTGAGTTTCTTTGCATTCTGATTGTCACAATCCTACAACACTGCTATGTACTCTTATGCACTTTTTGATTACCAACTCCTATGTCATTTGAGTTTCTTCTGCAAGGTGAATGCGTATCTTGAATTACAAAGTCTGATATATTCGTATATTGGTTGTATTGTTTCAATTCTAATGCTTCATTGTTTATTACCTTGTGGCATAAAAACTGTTTACTTTCTTTACTCATCCATTCTTTTTATGTCTTTTCCTTATTGTGATTATAAACTCTGTTTTCTATATTTTATTCAGTGGCTTCCAATTGGAGCCAATGATTTGTCTATCGTCAACACGCCTCtatgttcatttttttttttctttctagcagTTCAAAGCAGTCAACTGCACGTGCTTTGGATGATGAGTGGATTAAGTCACCATGAGACTTCTATGCAGTCCATACCATCAGTTTCTGGGGGTCTGAGTGCCAAGGAAGCATCGTTTCATGAACTACCGAGAGATGCTTCAATGCACCCTATCCTCATGGTAGCTGAGAGGAACGGAGATAGTTCTGCAATGCATTTGCTTTCCTCAACTGGGATTTGTCAGCATCAAGTCTCTGACAATCATGTTAATTTGCTTTCTGCAAGTCCAAGGATGCTGTGTGCTGTTCCTGCTTGGCACATGCAAGGGGGTGTTAGTTTACTGCTTGCTAGCACAGAAACTGGAAAAGGCATCTCTCAGGTTGGAACTGGTGAAATATATGGGAGTTCAGGAATTCAGACTGATTCTGAGCTGAAACAACTGTATAACTCTGCTATGTTGTCTCCTGATAAGAGTGCTTCCAATGTAATGCACATGCTTGATCTCAATACAAGTGAAGCTGCAGAAAGTTCCTCAAGAGTTTTGAGCCGTGAACAAAATGACATGCTATGTGGAGTAGATCTAAAAATACCAGTGGTAATGCAACTTTTCTGGAAAAAATTCTTCCTAGAGAACAAGCTTTAACTATCTGATTAAGAAAGCATTAAATATAGCTTGCTTACACCATTCCGTACAAAATCCAGGCAAGTTTTTGAGGCAACCTGCCAAAGGtagccaaaaaaataaataaatctacagTTGAGAGAAACAGGTCCTTGCTGAAGTCTATTGATATTCTTTACATTCAACTATTTCCTTGTGAATTTTTCCCATGTAGAAGCAAGTTCTTTCCCAACAAGATTTCATTATCTCTATGATTTATAAGGGGCTTTTTTATGTCTTTTATAATGTTTTTATCATGACAGGTCTTTAGTTAATTTATGCAACAGAATCTCGCTTCATGTAAGCACCTGTCAAATGGAGAACACTGTACTGTTTCTCAGTCTCATTCTGCTGCAACTGTTACAACACCAGCTTTCGATTCAAAATTTCATGGTGCACTATCTAGATGTGAAGCAACTGCTCAACATGCTATGTGTAATCAGGTAAGAGTGCTTGCTCTAAAACCTTAGTAAATGAAATTCTTGTGCTGCATAATGGTTTGAAAGTGATGCCACTGTGGTGTTGGTAGTCTCTCGACAAAGCCAGAACTTATGTCTCCCTTTTTTGTAAGGTTATTTCAAAATCAGTTTACTCTTGCTTAAAGCCATTGCAAATATTTATTCAGATCCGCAAAGCAAGGATTTCTAAAGGAGTGAAAGAACTGGAAGAACTTGTCCCAAATTCTGGAAAGGTGATACATCTGTGCCAAAATTGATGTCATGATATTGTATTGCTGATCAACTAGAAGGCTGGTTCATGTTCAAAGCAACTGTGGGACAGATAATATATTTTATGCTTGCTTCAATTTGGTTGAGAAAATCTCTCAAAGCACCCAAAACCCACCACCATTTAAAAGAGCATGAAATGGCTACTTACATGTTCAGCATTTTGAATCCCATTCTtcccacacgtgccaatgtgggATGAATGAGATCTAGGTCATTATTCAAGCTGGGCCATCCCAAAAGTCAGGCTGGTCTGCTCAATTGGTGAGTCCATAGTTACCATAATGGGAAACAATTTGAGTCAAACATGAAAATGAAGCAGTGCCAATAAAACACAGGAAACGATAAGCATATTGTGAGGGAAAGAAACATGAGAAACAGGTCGTGAAATGGATCGGGAAACTTATCTGAAACACTTTCGAAACACTTTGGAAACGAAACATAAAtcagataaaaataaaattcaatgttGAGGTTTGTTTTAAACTAGTAAGAAATATCTTCAAATTGTGTTGTAAAGCTTTACTTTTTAATGGTAACTTTAATTTTATTAAGTATAAAGCAAAAGAGAGAACAACAAAGGAAAGCAAAACCGGTGGTAAATAACAAGATATCATCCCACATACGCATACAATATCGTGAGAGATCTCTCCCAAAACCCATGATCGTCTCTTTTACAACATTAAAAGGATCTCCTATCCGAACGTCTGCCTTTGGTGTATGAGATCGGAAGAGTCAGTTAATCATCTGTTAATTCACTGTCAGTTCGTTCAATTCATTTGGGCTGAAATTATGAACTGTTTCAACTTGTTCTGGTGTTTTCTGGGAGATGTGATTCATTTGCTTCAAGCGTGGCATGGGGTGGACCTTGGAAAGGTGAAGACTATTATATGGAGGACGTCTGTTCTTGCAGTTTGGTGGTCGGTTTGGGGAGAAAGAAACAGCAGGTGTTTCAGAAATCTTTCCAATACGGCTGGGACAGTGGCGAAGAAAGCTAAGCAGCTCATCATTGAATGGGTTTTGAATGTCAAGGATCTTTTGGGCCCCGATTTTTATTTCTTAGGAGTGTAATTGTGGTCTGCTTTCTCAGCAGCCTCTCTctgttttcctttcctttttttaatgaaatatgatcacgtttcaaaaaaaaagaaaggatctCCTATCCCTAGGATAACCCTACTCTAGCCTTAAGAGCAATAGAATATGTTGTTTCCTAGTTCTAAAATATCGTGCTATTGCCCGTCGTATTAGTATTGGTTGGACCTGGTACGGTTTGGTCCACTTATACACCTAAacaggatgttttttttttctttgaaaggtaATACTGCCAAGGATTGAATCCTgaatcactcacacacacacttcaccgtctctaccagctcatctaacaagaAGGAGATCACCTAAATGGGGTAACTTGGCCCTGTCTTGAAAACTCTTATGATTTGGGACGAGTTGACATGACATTGGACAAGTCAAGCCCGACAGATACCAAGTCGGGGCGAGTTGCACAATGAAGATGGGTTTTTAGAGCTTATCTTTCACGTAcacattgtttttctttttgaggGTTGGGGAAGGAAGAATACCTATTTTAggc from Magnolia sinica isolate HGM2019 chromosome 17, MsV1, whole genome shotgun sequence encodes the following:
- the LOC131230760 gene encoding uncharacterized protein LOC131230760 isoform X1; this encodes MMSGLSHHETSMQSIPSVSGGLSAKEASFHELPRDASMHPILMVAERNGDSSAMHLLSSTGICQHQVSDNHVNLLSASPRMLCAVPAWHMQGGVSLLLASTETGKGISQVGTGEIYGSSGIQTDSELKQLYNSAMLSPDKSASNVMHMLDLNTSEAAESSSRVLSREQNDMLCGVDLKIPVNLASCKHLSNGEHCTVSQSHSAATVTTPAFDSKFHGALSRCEATAQHAMCNQIRKARISKGVKELEELVPNSGKGSGESVLDDVIEYVKFLKLQVLLLSQSRLGSEATPNPFIHLEALQGYGHYLIHEQMVGEPLEEIIGQLMEKNTPVANQLLERKGLYVIPMALAHDALQTD
- the LOC131230760 gene encoding transcription factor LRL2-like isoform X4; translation: MMSGLSHHETSMQSIPSVSGGLSAKEASFHELPRDASMHPILMVAERNGDSSAMHLLSSTGICQHQVSDNHVNLLSASPRMLCAVPAWHMQGGVSLLLASTETGKGISQNLASCKHLSNGEHCTVSQSHSAATVTTPAFDSKFHGALSRCEATAQHAMCNQIRKARISKGVKELEELVPNSGKGSGESVLDDVIEYVKFLKLQVLLLSQSRLGSEATPNPFIHLEALQGYGHYLIHEQMVGEPLEEIIGQLMEKNTPVANQLLERKGLYVIPMALAHDALQTD
- the LOC131230760 gene encoding uncharacterized protein LOC131230760 isoform X3 — its product is MMSGLSHHETSMQSIPSVSGGLSAKEASFHELPRDASMHPILMVAERNGDSSAMHLLSSTGICQHQVSDNHVNLLSASPRMLCAVPAWHMQGGVSLLLASTETGKGISQVGTGEIYGSSGIQTDSELKQLYNSAMLSPDKSASNVMHMLDLNTSEAAESSSRVLSREQNDMLCGVDLKIPVNLASCKHLSNGEHCTVSQSHSAATVTTPAFDSKFHGALSRCEATAQHAMCNQIRKARISKGVKELEELVPNSGKGSGESVLDDVIEYVKFLKLQVLGYGHYLIHEQMVGEPLEEIIGQLMEKNTPVANQLLERKGLYVIPMALAHDALQTD
- the LOC131230483 gene encoding uncharacterized protein LOC131230483 yields the protein MLVRPDVSVPEEVVRYEGALTSRLRIGVTSTLRSEVIQTATDAMMCRGFSITLIGSARSWYRQLKPNSIGSFAKLSRLFLTRFISGKRSKKPNTHLLAIRQGPKESLKDYIARFNEEALQVEDYNDKMALAAVFNVLKEGRFTFSIRKSPPKTLSDFVVRAQKSANVEEFTNATKVYK
- the LOC131230760 gene encoding uncharacterized protein LOC131230760 isoform X2; the protein is MMSGLSHHETSMQSIPSVSGGLSAKEASFHELPRDASMHPILMVAERNGDSSAMHLLSSTGICQHQVSDNHVNLLSASPRMLCAVPAWHMQGGVSLLLASTETGKGISQVGTGEIYGSSGIQTDSELKQLYNSAMLSPDKSASNVMHMLDLNTSEAAESSSRVLSREQNDMLCGVDLKIPVNLASCKHLSNGEHCTVSQSHSAATVTTPAFDSKFHGALSRCEATAQHAMCNQIRKARISKGVKELEELVPNSGKGSGESVLDDVIEYVKFLKLQVLLLSQSRLGSEATPNPFIHLEGYGHYLIHEQMVGEPLEEIIGQLMEKNTPVANQLLERKGLYVIPMALAHDALQTD